One Falsihalocynthiibacter arcticus DNA segment encodes these proteins:
- a CDS encoding transposase, whose product MEATNEFLTRIPRSSDGKRRWPLELKARIVAETLIEGATVNGVAKRYGLIPSSVSDWRRMARTGKLVLPNLDGMDFVPVQIANPKALEVLPTRPITLTSVELLKGGVTIRLAADTPAARIAEIAAAL is encoded by the coding sequence ATGGAAGCTACGAATGAGTTTCTCACAAGGATTCCACGCAGTTCAGACGGAAAGCGACGCTGGCCTCTTGAACTGAAGGCGCGGATTGTTGCGGAAACGTTGATTGAGGGCGCGACTGTAAATGGGGTGGCCAAGCGATATGGTTTGATACCCAGCAGCGTTTCAGATTGGCGACGTATGGCGCGGACGGGTAAACTTGTTTTACCCAACTTGGATGGGATGGATTTTGTGCCCGTGCAGATTGCAAACCCTAAGGCGCTTGAAGTGCTTCCAACACGACCCATCACTTTGACCAGCGTTGAGTTGCTCAAAGGTGGAGTAACGATCCGCTTGGCCGCCGATACGCCTGCGGCCCGCATCGCTGAGATCGCGGCTGCGCTGTGA
- a CDS encoding TIGR01244 family sulfur transferase yields MDIKTITDTYAVSAQIEPNDVQALVDAGFTTVICNRPDSEVPPALQAAEIKAAVETAGLKFVINPVVHGQLTQAILDIQAREIETATGKCFAYCASGNRSTVVWALGSAGKISTSQIIAAGEAAGYQLEAMRNQLDLLAEK; encoded by the coding sequence ATGGATATTAAAACGATTACAGATACCTATGCCGTTTCTGCCCAGATTGAGCCAAACGATGTTCAGGCTTTGGTGGATGCTGGTTTTACCACGGTCATTTGCAACCGACCGGATTCTGAAGTTCCACCAGCCCTACAGGCGGCGGAAATCAAGGCAGCAGTGGAAACTGCGGGGCTGAAATTTGTGATCAACCCCGTCGTCCACGGGCAATTGACCCAAGCTATCCTCGATATTCAGGCCCGTGAGATCGAAACCGCGACTGGCAAGTGTTTTGCATATTGCGCTTCGGGAAATCGCTCAACTGTCGTTTGGGCCTTGGGAAGTGCCGGAAAAATTTCCACGAGCCAAATCATTGCGGCAGGCGAGGCGGCAGGCTATCAGCTTGAAGCCATGCGCAACCAACTCGACCTTCTCGCCGAAAAATAA
- a CDS encoding DUF2312 domain-containing protein yields the protein MNDFSSDATYRVTADELRQFIERIERLDAEKKDLAEQQKEVMSEAKGRGYDTKVLRKIIALRKRDANDLAEEEAVMEMYKEALGMT from the coding sequence ATGAACGATTTTTCCAGCGATGCAACTTATCGCGTGACCGCCGACGAGCTGCGTCAATTTATTGAACGGATAGAGCGTTTGGACGCCGAGAAGAAAGACCTCGCAGAGCAGCAAAAAGAAGTCATGTCCGAAGCAAAGGGCCGTGGCTACGATACCAAAGTCCTTCGTAAAATCATTGCCCTGCGTAAGCGCGATGCGAATGATTTGGCGGAAGAAGAAGCTGTGATGGAGATGTACAAAGAAGCTTTGGGGATGACTTAA
- a CDS encoding YeeE/YedE family protein, with the protein MDQSWIMGLIGGLIIGCAGAVYLLMNGRIMGASGVIGGLIDGSGRNMERGAFLAGLFIVPAILAATVYPSQTNVTSNLFIVAAAGLLVGTGTRIANGCTSGHGVCGISRLSLRGIVATVFYILAGGLTVVLFRHILGVI; encoded by the coding sequence ATGGATCAAAGTTGGATTATGGGCCTCATTGGCGGGCTCATCATAGGGTGTGCTGGAGCAGTATATTTGTTGATGAACGGCCGCATTATGGGCGCAAGCGGTGTCATTGGTGGTCTCATTGATGGGTCAGGTCGCAACATGGAACGCGGCGCGTTTTTGGCAGGACTTTTCATCGTACCCGCGATTTTGGCCGCCACGGTTTACCCCTCCCAAACCAACGTTACCTCCAACCTGTTTATCGTAGCCGCCGCGGGCCTTTTGGTTGGAACTGGCACACGCATCGCTAACGGATGCACATCGGGCCACGGCGTTTGCGGTATCTCGCGTCTTTCGTTGCGCGGCATCGTTGCAACCGTTTTTTATATCCTAGCGGGCGGCCTGACGGTCGTTCTGTTCCGTCACATCTTGGGAGTGATCTAA
- a CDS encoding DUF6691 family protein, giving the protein MRNFYALLAGSLFGTGLLISGMTDTQRVIGWLDVFGSWDPTLAFVMGGAILPMAVAWAYSKGRTPKLGGTFPAPPEPRLGRGLVVGSVLFGAGWGLAGLCPGPAIASLSFGGVGGLTFVAFMTLGMIFAPRLKSRLETA; this is encoded by the coding sequence ATGCGCAACTTTTATGCTCTTCTCGCCGGAAGCCTGTTTGGCACAGGGTTGCTGATTTCTGGGATGACGGACACCCAGCGTGTTATTGGCTGGCTCGACGTTTTTGGATCATGGGATCCGACGCTCGCCTTCGTCATGGGCGGCGCTATCCTCCCTATGGCGGTGGCATGGGCTTATTCCAAAGGGCGCACGCCGAAATTAGGAGGCACATTCCCTGCACCACCTGAACCACGTCTTGGTCGCGGCCTTGTGGTTGGATCGGTTTTGTTTGGGGCCGGTTGGGGGTTGGCTGGTCTTTGTCCTGGTCCTGCGATTGCGTCCTTGAGCTTTGGCGGTGTGGGAGGCCTCACATTTGTTGCCTTCATGACGCTTGGAATGATTTTCGCGCCAAGGCTAAAATCTCGGCTAGAAACCGCCTAA
- a CDS encoding FliM/FliN family flagellar motor switch protein: MTADAVQSVLKRLMERVGESPDLSLMTPCKAMRNALPKAADHALDLPLIVSDVSLKSHTREMLLSKLEDNRLYMLIQSTDDRLGIAIPDAALLASLIEIQTIGDVSPNPPIARRPTRTDASLVEPFLDAVLAEFVHQLAGKEELPRFLGFSYSRVIENQRHLPLVLPEDDYACFEIAVGLGKVAKPASLILAYPSLRVDMKASEDVGPSKKWTTKLEAGVMGAEVEIDVTLHTFTMPLDEVPNLVVGYEIMLPRMSVNTLKVKGSDGSVVAQGSLGQSNGFRAVKISGVDGAKTTQSKSSMAQMNGNPLEAMGPVDGPIPVTATDAVLPMNTGVPKDFSDMSPPDEVDEPDDGLDDFPSMGDLPPMDDLPDLDFEMDVSPIQID; the protein is encoded by the coding sequence ATGACTGCCGACGCGGTTCAATCAGTACTAAAACGTTTGATGGAGCGGGTCGGGGAGAGCCCCGACCTGTCGTTGATGACGCCCTGCAAAGCGATGCGCAATGCTCTTCCAAAGGCGGCGGATCATGCGCTGGACCTACCGTTGATCGTGTCGGATGTTTCCCTGAAAAGTCACACTCGCGAAATGTTGCTCAGTAAACTTGAGGACAACCGCCTGTACATGCTCATACAATCTACGGACGATCGTCTCGGCATTGCGATTCCGGATGCGGCTCTATTGGCGAGTCTGATTGAGATTCAAACAATAGGGGATGTCTCACCGAATCCGCCGATTGCGCGGCGCCCCACCCGTACGGATGCGTCCTTGGTAGAGCCATTTCTAGATGCCGTTCTTGCCGAATTCGTGCATCAGCTTGCGGGCAAGGAGGAACTTCCGCGGTTTCTTGGGTTTTCCTATTCCCGTGTTATCGAAAATCAGCGCCATCTGCCCCTCGTTCTGCCAGAAGACGATTATGCGTGTTTTGAGATTGCAGTGGGGTTGGGCAAGGTAGCCAAGCCTGCTTCCTTGATCCTCGCCTATCCGAGCTTGCGGGTGGATATGAAAGCATCGGAGGATGTCGGTCCCTCCAAAAAATGGACGACAAAACTCGAAGCAGGGGTGATGGGAGCCGAGGTGGAGATTGACGTGACCCTGCATACGTTCACCATGCCGTTGGACGAAGTCCCCAATCTTGTCGTTGGGTATGAAATTATGCTGCCACGCATGTCCGTGAACACCCTTAAAGTAAAAGGGAGCGATGGAAGCGTCGTCGCTCAGGGATCGTTGGGCCAGTCCAACGGTTTCCGCGCGGTGAAAATTTCGGGTGTAGATGGTGCCAAGACAACGCAGTCAAAGTCCTCGATGGCGCAAATGAATGGAAATCCGCTTGAGGCCATGGGACCCGTCGATGGGCCAATACCTGTCACCGCGACGGATGCCGTTTTGCCAATGAACACCGGAGTTCCAAAAGATTTTTCCGATATGAGTCCACCGGATGAAGTGGACGAGCCAGACGACGGATTGGACGATTTTCCATCCATGGGTGACTTGCCGCCGATGGACGATTTGCCAGACCTTGATTTCGAGATGGACGTGAGCCCAATTCAAATTGACTAG
- a CDS encoding response regulator transcription factor produces the protein MGKHVLLIEDEPNIVEAIRFILARDGWRVDTHADGRSAVNAVLDVAPDVVILDVMLPHKSGFDILKELREIEATATLPVLMLTARGQTKDRALAESYGVSHFMTKPFSNAEVLEIMQTLCPA, from the coding sequence ATGGGCAAACATGTCCTATTGATTGAAGATGAACCGAATATTGTCGAGGCGATCCGTTTTATTCTGGCGCGTGATGGCTGGCGGGTGGATACCCATGCGGATGGACGCTCGGCGGTGAATGCGGTTCTTGATGTCGCACCCGATGTGGTGATTTTGGACGTTATGCTGCCTCATAAAAGCGGGTTTGACATCCTGAAGGAGCTGCGCGAAATCGAAGCTACCGCGACGTTGCCCGTGTTGATGCTTACAGCACGCGGCCAAACCAAAGACCGCGCATTGGCCGAGAGTTACGGGGTGAGCCATTTTATGACCAAGCCCTTCTCCAACGCCGAAGTCCTTGAAATTATGCAAACACTTTGCCCCGCATGA